The Thermoanaerobaculia bacterium sequence GAGCGGCCTTCCTGCGCGAGCTCGCGCAGAAAGGCTGCATCCTCCATCGCCACGGCAGCCGACACGATCTCTTTCTGAACCCCCGGAACGGCCGCAAGGCGCCCGTGCCGCGGCACAGCGAGATCAA is a genomic window containing:
- a CDS encoding type II toxin-antitoxin system HicA family toxin, whose product is MKRAAFLRELAQKGCILHRHGSRHDLFLNPRNGRKAPVPRHSEIKESLCRVIRKQLEVD